One genomic window of Candidatus Kuenenia stuttgartiensis includes the following:
- a CDS encoding adenylylsulfate reductase has product MSIFIDKTICNGCKGLPEARCERICPGNLCYRTENMKAEIRDQSACWTCACCVKECPVQAIELRLPFQICSESASLKARMTKDKTIWTIWNSHGKKEEFVIKVRN; this is encoded by the coding sequence ATGAGCATTTTTATCGACAAAACCATCTGCAATGGCTGTAAAGGATTACCGGAAGCACGCTGCGAACGCATATGTCCGGGAAATCTCTGCTACCGTACGGAAAATATGAAAGCGGAAATACGCGACCAATCGGCTTGCTGGACGTGTGCTTGCTGTGTAAAGGAATGCCCCGTCCAGGCAATCGAACTGAGATTGCCGTTTCAGATTTGCAGCGAAAGCGCCTCATTAAAAGCACGGATGACTAAGGATAAAACAATCTGGACAATCTGGAATTCGCATGGGAAAAAAGAAGAATTTGT